A genomic segment from Anabas testudineus chromosome 6, fAnaTes1.2, whole genome shotgun sequence encodes:
- the myrf gene encoding myelin regulatory factor isoform X3, whose amino-acid sequence MDVEGETEALQRFFEGHDITSSLEPPNIDTSILEEYISKEDDSTDICFSEVHSTPGPNYSSPQSGVSSSGGLACGVSPPITLRQGAPQPGPHNCQNAYPQGPSLGLRHNYPCLGQQQHQQHQQQQQPAHVKPEHRGHYAPGTLPESPPDSSSEPYSPQQVNDPHMIRTMTPENMCHMTPTPPLPPHGHYPNMHRDMYMKPEPMISQYPMGPATSGSGDMQQTQMLHQLLQHPQGQDGIPVHQAKKRKHSDSPNSTLNSQILTGIIKQEPGLMQDADNSYLDPNYQCIKWQPHQQNKWTPLYDANCKELPMPTYRVDADKGFNFSLADDAFVCQKKNHFQVTVYIGMLGDPKYIKTSEGLQPIDCFYLKLNGVKVEAMNQSISVEQSQSDRSKRPFKPVLVTLPPEQVTKVTVGRLHFSETTANNMRKKGKPNPDQRYFMLVVALHAQSHSQSYTVAAHVSERIIVRVTSGHASNPGQFESDNEVLWQRGQLQDSVYHHGRVGINTDRPDEALVVHGNLKVMGSLVHPSDIRAKENVQEVDTTDNLKRISQMRLVHYHYKPEFAATVGIENTAETGVIAQEVQQILPEAVKEGGDVVCSNGETIPNLLVVNKERIFMENVGAVKELCKLTDNLETRIDELERWSRKLAKLRRFDSMKSTVSGGTVSQSGSYFSRTGSGPFKKKTVKPGSKNSPQDQGCISQRFMQGTILALVIVMAFSVISMSVLYVLTLHHRGDSSEKDGYIPSCVLYITWMPIFTATVTFCPHVCPWSRAALGSSRDAQYAPLSTTSAPACCSTTAINNQSATALTSNNQSTPDLGSAFPTPGTFNKKGKSRQMDKDFHSRNRLSHTSSPLYFAKSKRPAPTDLDGVGATNRLPGGQPVPRRQRSLHTKGGRSAPFLTSLRILETNQEITAKNCATSKSCSYTVSLHGKRNSSISQITLHMTSTHSMYVRQCGATKGHLCPNHTEAELYGEQSTLTKGTHHLWSVPVLSFQDITYHFRVSLNSEVSCATEGETSSFSDYHFLIQSRCV is encoded by the exons GTCATGATATTACCAGTTCTCTGGAGCCACCCAACATCGACACCAGTATCCTGGAAGAGTACATCAGCAAGGAGGACGATAGCACTGACAT CTGCTTCTCAGAGGTCCACAGCACCCCAGGACCAAATTACTCATCTCCCCAGTCAGGAGTGTCGTCCTCTGGGGGGCTGGCGTGTGGTGTGAGCCCTCCTATCACACTACGCCAAGGAGCCCCTCAGCCAGGGCCCCATAACTGTCAGAACGCCTACCCTCAAGGTCCGTCCCTGGGCCTTCGACACAACTACCCCTGCCTGGGACagcaacaacaccaacaacaccaacagcagcagcagccggcTCACGTCAAGCCTGAGCACAGGGGCCACTACGCTCCAGG GACACTACCTGAGTCCCCTCCAGACTCCAGCTCAGAACCGTACTCTCCACAACAGGTGAATG ATCCACATATGATCAGGACCATGACACCAGAGAACATGTGTCACATGACTCCAACGCCACCCCTTCCACCGCACGGGCACTATCCCAACATGCATCGAGACATGTACATGAAGCCGGAGCCCATGATATCACAGTATCCTATGGGACCAGCCACGAGCGGAAGTGGAGACATGCAGCAGACGCAGATGCTCCATCAGCTACTGCAGCATCCTCAGGGGCAAGA CGGCATCCCTGTTCATCAGGCCAAGAAGAGGAAGCACTCTGACTCTCCCAACAGCACCCTCAATTCCCAAATCCTCACAGGTATCATCAAACAAGAGCCAG GTTTAATGCAGGATGCAGACAACAGCTACCTGGACCCTAACTATCAGTGCATTAAGTGGCAACCTCACCAGCAGAACAAGTGGACACCACTATATGATGCAAACTGCAAAGAGCT ACCAATGCCAACCTACCGTGTTGACGCTGACAAAGGCTTCAACTTCTCGTTGGCTGATGACGCTTTTGTGTGTCAGAAGAAGAATCACTTCCAGGTCACAGTATACATAGGCATGCTGGGTGACCCCAAATACATCAAGACGAGTGAAGGCCTGCAGCCCATCGACTGCTTCTATCTCAAACTAAATGGAGTGAAG GTGGAGGCCATGAACCAGTCCATCAGTGTAGAGCAGTCACAATCTGACCGCAGCAAGAGACCTTTCAAGCCAGTGct TGTCACCTTGCCACCAGAGCAGGTCACAAAGGTCACAGTGGGGCGGCTCCACTTCAGTGAGACCACAGCAAATAATATGAGAAAGAAGGGCAAACCGAACCCTGACCAGAG GTATTTCATGCTGGTGGTAGCTCTGCATGCTCAGTCCCACAGTCAGAGCTACACTGTGGCTGCTCACGTGTCCGAGAGGATCATCGTCAGGGTAACGTCTGGCCAT GCGTCCAACCCAGGGCAGTTTGAAAGTGACAACGAGGTACTGTGGCAGCGCGGGCAACTGCAAGACTCGGTCTACCACCACGGGAGAGTCGGCATCAACACAGACCGGCCCGACGAGGCCCTTGTCGTCCATGGCAACCTGAAGGTCATGGGCTCCCTGGTACACCCGTCTGACATCAGAGCCAAAGAAAATGTCCAGGAG GTCGACACCACAGACAATTTGAAACGGATTTCTCAGATGAGGCTGGTCCATTATCATTACAAGCCTGAATTTGCTGCCACCGTGGGCATAGAGAACACTGCAGAGACTG GAGTGATCGCTCAAGAAGTTCAGCAAATCCTTCCTGAAGCAGTGAAGGAAGGAGGTGATGTGGTGTGCTCCAATGGAGAAACTATTCCCAATCTCCTAGTCGTCAACAAG GAACGCATCTTCATGGAGAATGTGGGGGCGGTGAAGGAACTGTGTAAGCTGACAGACAACCTGGAGACTCGTATAGACGAGCTGGAGCGCTGGAGCCGCAAGCTGGCTAAGCTGCGTCGCTTTGACAGCATGAAGAGCACCGTGAGTGGAGGCACCGTCAG CCAATCAGGGAGTTATTTTAGCAGGACAGGAAGTGGCCCATTTAAAAAGAAGACAGTCAAACCTGGGAGCAAG aatTCACCTCAGGATCAAGGCTGCATCAGTCAGAGATTCATGCAGGGGACCATCCTGGCACTGGTCATTGTCATGGCATTCAG TGTCATTTCCATGTCTGTCCTTTACGTCCTGACTCTTCACCATAGAGGAGACAGCTCAGAGAAGGATGG CTACATTCCTTCCTGTGTTCTCTACATCACTTGGATGCCCATCTTCACTGCCACTGTTACTTTCTGTCCACATGTCTGCCCATG GTCCAGAGCCGCACTGGGATCTTCACGTGACGCTCAGTATGCTCCACTGTCCACCACCTCTGCACCAG CTTGCTGTTCAACCACAGCCATCAACAACCAATCAGCTACAGCTCTGACATCAAACAACCAATCCACTCCAG ATTTAGGCAGTGCGTTTCCCACACCAGGCACTTTTAATAAGAAGGGCAAGTCCAGACAAATGGACAAGGATTTCCACAGTAGAAACCGACTGAGTCACACTTCATCACCTTTGTACTTTGCCAAGTCCAAACGACCTGCACCTACAGACCTTGACGGAGTGGGAGCTACTAATCGTCTCCCTGGGGGTCAGCCGGTCCCACGTAGACAACGCAGCCTACACACAAAGG GAGGAAGGTCAGCTCCCTTTCTGACTAGTCTACGTATTCTGGAGACGAACCAAGAGATCACTGCAAAAAACTGCGCCACATCTAAGAGCTGCAG CTACACAGTATCACTCCATGGAAAAAGAAATTCCTCCATCTCACAAATCACTTTACACATGAC GTCCACACACAGCATGTATGTACGACAATGTGGGGCCACTAAGGGACATTTATGCCCCAACCACACAGAGGCCGAGCTGTATGGTGAACAGAGTACATTAACAAAG GGGACTCATCATCTATGGTCAGTACCTGTGTTATCTTTCCAGGACATCACCTATCATTTCCGTGTCTCCCTTAAT AGTGAAGTGAGTTGTGCCACTGAAGGAGAAACCTCATCATTCTCAGACTACCATTTTCTCATTCaaagcaggtgtgtgtga
- the myrf gene encoding myelin regulatory factor isoform X1 has product MDVEGETEALQRFFEGHDITSSLEPPNIDTSILEEYISKEDDSTDICFSEVHSTPGPNYSSPQSGVSSSGGLACGVSPPITLRQGAPQPGPHNCQNAYPQGPSLGLRHNYPCLGQQQHQQHQQQQQPAHVKPEHRGHYAPGTLPESPPDSSSEPYSPQQVNDPHMIRTMTPENMCHMTPTPPLPPHGHYPNMHRDMYMKPEPMISQYPMGPATSGSGDMQQTQMLHQLLQHPQGQDGIPVHQAKKRKHSDSPNSTLNSQILTGIIKQEPGLMQDADNSYLDPNYQCIKWQPHQQNKWTPLYDANCKELPMPTYRVDADKGFNFSLADDAFVCQKKNHFQVTVYIGMLGDPKYIKTSEGLQPIDCFYLKLNGVKASDGKMVEAMNQSISVEQSQSDRSKRPFKPVLVTLPPEQVTKVTVGRLHFSETTANNMRKKGKPNPDQRYFMLVVALHAQSHSQSYTVAAHVSERIIVRVTSGHASNPGQFESDNEVLWQRGQLQDSVYHHGRVGINTDRPDEALVVHGNLKVMGSLVHPSDIRAKENVQEVDTTDNLKRISQMRLVHYHYKPEFAATVGIENTAETGVIAQEVQQILPEAVKEGGDVVCSNGETIPNLLVVNKERIFMENVGAVKELCKLTDNLETRIDELERWSRKLAKLRRFDSMKSTVSGGTVSQSGSYFSRTGSGPFKKKTVKPGSKNSPQDQGCISQRFMQGTILALVIVMAFSVISMSVLYVLTLHHRGDSSEKDGYIPSCVLYITWMPIFTATVTFCPHVCPWSRAALGSSRDAQYAPLSTTSAPACCSTTAINNQSATALTSNNQSTPDLGSAFPTPGTFNKKGKSRQMDKDFHSRNRLSHTSSPLYFAKSKRPAPTDLDGVGATNRLPGGQPVPRRQRSLHTKGGRSAPFLTSLRILETNQEITAKNCATSKSCSYTVSLHGKRNSSISQITLHMTSTHSMYVRQCGATKGHLCPNHTEAELYGEQSTLTKGTHHLWSVPVLSFQDITYHFRVSLNSEVSCATEGETSSFSDYHFLIQSRCV; this is encoded by the exons GTCATGATATTACCAGTTCTCTGGAGCCACCCAACATCGACACCAGTATCCTGGAAGAGTACATCAGCAAGGAGGACGATAGCACTGACAT CTGCTTCTCAGAGGTCCACAGCACCCCAGGACCAAATTACTCATCTCCCCAGTCAGGAGTGTCGTCCTCTGGGGGGCTGGCGTGTGGTGTGAGCCCTCCTATCACACTACGCCAAGGAGCCCCTCAGCCAGGGCCCCATAACTGTCAGAACGCCTACCCTCAAGGTCCGTCCCTGGGCCTTCGACACAACTACCCCTGCCTGGGACagcaacaacaccaacaacaccaacagcagcagcagccggcTCACGTCAAGCCTGAGCACAGGGGCCACTACGCTCCAGG GACACTACCTGAGTCCCCTCCAGACTCCAGCTCAGAACCGTACTCTCCACAACAGGTGAATG ATCCACATATGATCAGGACCATGACACCAGAGAACATGTGTCACATGACTCCAACGCCACCCCTTCCACCGCACGGGCACTATCCCAACATGCATCGAGACATGTACATGAAGCCGGAGCCCATGATATCACAGTATCCTATGGGACCAGCCACGAGCGGAAGTGGAGACATGCAGCAGACGCAGATGCTCCATCAGCTACTGCAGCATCCTCAGGGGCAAGA CGGCATCCCTGTTCATCAGGCCAAGAAGAGGAAGCACTCTGACTCTCCCAACAGCACCCTCAATTCCCAAATCCTCACAGGTATCATCAAACAAGAGCCAG GTTTAATGCAGGATGCAGACAACAGCTACCTGGACCCTAACTATCAGTGCATTAAGTGGCAACCTCACCAGCAGAACAAGTGGACACCACTATATGATGCAAACTGCAAAGAGCT ACCAATGCCAACCTACCGTGTTGACGCTGACAAAGGCTTCAACTTCTCGTTGGCTGATGACGCTTTTGTGTGTCAGAAGAAGAATCACTTCCAGGTCACAGTATACATAGGCATGCTGGGTGACCCCAAATACATCAAGACGAGTGAAGGCCTGCAGCCCATCGACTGCTTCTATCTCAAACTAAATGGAGTGAAGGCGAGTGACGGCAAAATG GTGGAGGCCATGAACCAGTCCATCAGTGTAGAGCAGTCACAATCTGACCGCAGCAAGAGACCTTTCAAGCCAGTGct TGTCACCTTGCCACCAGAGCAGGTCACAAAGGTCACAGTGGGGCGGCTCCACTTCAGTGAGACCACAGCAAATAATATGAGAAAGAAGGGCAAACCGAACCCTGACCAGAG GTATTTCATGCTGGTGGTAGCTCTGCATGCTCAGTCCCACAGTCAGAGCTACACTGTGGCTGCTCACGTGTCCGAGAGGATCATCGTCAGGGTAACGTCTGGCCAT GCGTCCAACCCAGGGCAGTTTGAAAGTGACAACGAGGTACTGTGGCAGCGCGGGCAACTGCAAGACTCGGTCTACCACCACGGGAGAGTCGGCATCAACACAGACCGGCCCGACGAGGCCCTTGTCGTCCATGGCAACCTGAAGGTCATGGGCTCCCTGGTACACCCGTCTGACATCAGAGCCAAAGAAAATGTCCAGGAG GTCGACACCACAGACAATTTGAAACGGATTTCTCAGATGAGGCTGGTCCATTATCATTACAAGCCTGAATTTGCTGCCACCGTGGGCATAGAGAACACTGCAGAGACTG GAGTGATCGCTCAAGAAGTTCAGCAAATCCTTCCTGAAGCAGTGAAGGAAGGAGGTGATGTGGTGTGCTCCAATGGAGAAACTATTCCCAATCTCCTAGTCGTCAACAAG GAACGCATCTTCATGGAGAATGTGGGGGCGGTGAAGGAACTGTGTAAGCTGACAGACAACCTGGAGACTCGTATAGACGAGCTGGAGCGCTGGAGCCGCAAGCTGGCTAAGCTGCGTCGCTTTGACAGCATGAAGAGCACCGTGAGTGGAGGCACCGTCAG CCAATCAGGGAGTTATTTTAGCAGGACAGGAAGTGGCCCATTTAAAAAGAAGACAGTCAAACCTGGGAGCAAG aatTCACCTCAGGATCAAGGCTGCATCAGTCAGAGATTCATGCAGGGGACCATCCTGGCACTGGTCATTGTCATGGCATTCAG TGTCATTTCCATGTCTGTCCTTTACGTCCTGACTCTTCACCATAGAGGAGACAGCTCAGAGAAGGATGG CTACATTCCTTCCTGTGTTCTCTACATCACTTGGATGCCCATCTTCACTGCCACTGTTACTTTCTGTCCACATGTCTGCCCATG GTCCAGAGCCGCACTGGGATCTTCACGTGACGCTCAGTATGCTCCACTGTCCACCACCTCTGCACCAG CTTGCTGTTCAACCACAGCCATCAACAACCAATCAGCTACAGCTCTGACATCAAACAACCAATCCACTCCAG ATTTAGGCAGTGCGTTTCCCACACCAGGCACTTTTAATAAGAAGGGCAAGTCCAGACAAATGGACAAGGATTTCCACAGTAGAAACCGACTGAGTCACACTTCATCACCTTTGTACTTTGCCAAGTCCAAACGACCTGCACCTACAGACCTTGACGGAGTGGGAGCTACTAATCGTCTCCCTGGGGGTCAGCCGGTCCCACGTAGACAACGCAGCCTACACACAAAGG GAGGAAGGTCAGCTCCCTTTCTGACTAGTCTACGTATTCTGGAGACGAACCAAGAGATCACTGCAAAAAACTGCGCCACATCTAAGAGCTGCAG CTACACAGTATCACTCCATGGAAAAAGAAATTCCTCCATCTCACAAATCACTTTACACATGAC GTCCACACACAGCATGTATGTACGACAATGTGGGGCCACTAAGGGACATTTATGCCCCAACCACACAGAGGCCGAGCTGTATGGTGAACAGAGTACATTAACAAAG GGGACTCATCATCTATGGTCAGTACCTGTGTTATCTTTCCAGGACATCACCTATCATTTCCGTGTCTCCCTTAAT AGTGAAGTGAGTTGTGCCACTGAAGGAGAAACCTCATCATTCTCAGACTACCATTTTCTCATTCaaagcaggtgtgtgtga
- the myrf gene encoding myelin regulatory factor isoform X6, with translation MDVEGETEALQRFFEGHDITSSLEPPNIDTSILEEYISKEDDSTDICFSEVHSTPGPNYSSPQSGVSSSGGLACGVSPPITLRQGAPQPGPHNCQNAYPQGPSLGLRHNYPCLGQQQHQQHQQQQQPAHVKPEHRGHYAPGTLPESPPDSSSEPYSPQQVNDPHMIRTMTPENMCHMTPTPPLPPHGHYPNMHRDMYMKPEPMISQYPMGPATSGSGDMQQTQMLHQLLQHPQGQDGIPVHQAKKRKHSDSPNSTLNSQILTGIIKQEPGLMQDADNSYLDPNYQCIKWQPHQQNKWTPLYDANCKELPMPTYRVDADKGFNFSLADDAFVCQKKNHFQVTVYIGMLGDPKYIKTSEGLQPIDCFYLKLNGVKASDGKMVEAMNQSISVEQSQSDRSKRPFKPVLVTLPPEQVTKVTVGRLHFSETTANNMRKKGKPNPDQRYFMLVVALHAQSHSQSYTVAAHVSERIIVRVTSGHASNPGQFESDNEVLWQRGQLQDSVYHHGRVGINTDRPDEALVVHGNLKVMGSLVHPSDIRAKENVQEVDTTDNLKRISQMRLVHYHYKPEFAATVGIENTAETGVIAQEVQQILPEAVKEGGDVVCSNGETIPNLLVVNKERIFMENVGAVKELCKLTDNLETRIDELERWSRKLAKLRRFDSMKSTVSGGTVSQSGSYFSRTGSGPFKKKTVKPGSKNSPQDQGCISQRFMQGTILALVIVMAFSVISMSVLYVLTLHHRGDSSEKDGSRAALGSSRDAQYAPLSTTSAPACCSTTAINNQSATALTSNNQSTPDLGSAFPTPGTFNKKGKSRQMDKDFHSRNRLSHTSSPLYFAKSKRPAPTDLDGVGATNRLPGGQPVPRRQRSLHTKGGRSAPFLTSLRILETNQEITAKNCATSKSCSYTVSLHGKRNSSISQITLHMTSTHSMYVRQCGATKGHLCPNHTEAELYGEQSTLTKGTHHLWSVPVLSFQDITYHFRVSLNSEVSCATEGETSSFSDYHFLIQSRCV, from the exons GTCATGATATTACCAGTTCTCTGGAGCCACCCAACATCGACACCAGTATCCTGGAAGAGTACATCAGCAAGGAGGACGATAGCACTGACAT CTGCTTCTCAGAGGTCCACAGCACCCCAGGACCAAATTACTCATCTCCCCAGTCAGGAGTGTCGTCCTCTGGGGGGCTGGCGTGTGGTGTGAGCCCTCCTATCACACTACGCCAAGGAGCCCCTCAGCCAGGGCCCCATAACTGTCAGAACGCCTACCCTCAAGGTCCGTCCCTGGGCCTTCGACACAACTACCCCTGCCTGGGACagcaacaacaccaacaacaccaacagcagcagcagccggcTCACGTCAAGCCTGAGCACAGGGGCCACTACGCTCCAGG GACACTACCTGAGTCCCCTCCAGACTCCAGCTCAGAACCGTACTCTCCACAACAGGTGAATG ATCCACATATGATCAGGACCATGACACCAGAGAACATGTGTCACATGACTCCAACGCCACCCCTTCCACCGCACGGGCACTATCCCAACATGCATCGAGACATGTACATGAAGCCGGAGCCCATGATATCACAGTATCCTATGGGACCAGCCACGAGCGGAAGTGGAGACATGCAGCAGACGCAGATGCTCCATCAGCTACTGCAGCATCCTCAGGGGCAAGA CGGCATCCCTGTTCATCAGGCCAAGAAGAGGAAGCACTCTGACTCTCCCAACAGCACCCTCAATTCCCAAATCCTCACAGGTATCATCAAACAAGAGCCAG GTTTAATGCAGGATGCAGACAACAGCTACCTGGACCCTAACTATCAGTGCATTAAGTGGCAACCTCACCAGCAGAACAAGTGGACACCACTATATGATGCAAACTGCAAAGAGCT ACCAATGCCAACCTACCGTGTTGACGCTGACAAAGGCTTCAACTTCTCGTTGGCTGATGACGCTTTTGTGTGTCAGAAGAAGAATCACTTCCAGGTCACAGTATACATAGGCATGCTGGGTGACCCCAAATACATCAAGACGAGTGAAGGCCTGCAGCCCATCGACTGCTTCTATCTCAAACTAAATGGAGTGAAGGCGAGTGACGGCAAAATG GTGGAGGCCATGAACCAGTCCATCAGTGTAGAGCAGTCACAATCTGACCGCAGCAAGAGACCTTTCAAGCCAGTGct TGTCACCTTGCCACCAGAGCAGGTCACAAAGGTCACAGTGGGGCGGCTCCACTTCAGTGAGACCACAGCAAATAATATGAGAAAGAAGGGCAAACCGAACCCTGACCAGAG GTATTTCATGCTGGTGGTAGCTCTGCATGCTCAGTCCCACAGTCAGAGCTACACTGTGGCTGCTCACGTGTCCGAGAGGATCATCGTCAGGGTAACGTCTGGCCAT GCGTCCAACCCAGGGCAGTTTGAAAGTGACAACGAGGTACTGTGGCAGCGCGGGCAACTGCAAGACTCGGTCTACCACCACGGGAGAGTCGGCATCAACACAGACCGGCCCGACGAGGCCCTTGTCGTCCATGGCAACCTGAAGGTCATGGGCTCCCTGGTACACCCGTCTGACATCAGAGCCAAAGAAAATGTCCAGGAG GTCGACACCACAGACAATTTGAAACGGATTTCTCAGATGAGGCTGGTCCATTATCATTACAAGCCTGAATTTGCTGCCACCGTGGGCATAGAGAACACTGCAGAGACTG GAGTGATCGCTCAAGAAGTTCAGCAAATCCTTCCTGAAGCAGTGAAGGAAGGAGGTGATGTGGTGTGCTCCAATGGAGAAACTATTCCCAATCTCCTAGTCGTCAACAAG GAACGCATCTTCATGGAGAATGTGGGGGCGGTGAAGGAACTGTGTAAGCTGACAGACAACCTGGAGACTCGTATAGACGAGCTGGAGCGCTGGAGCCGCAAGCTGGCTAAGCTGCGTCGCTTTGACAGCATGAAGAGCACCGTGAGTGGAGGCACCGTCAG CCAATCAGGGAGTTATTTTAGCAGGACAGGAAGTGGCCCATTTAAAAAGAAGACAGTCAAACCTGGGAGCAAG aatTCACCTCAGGATCAAGGCTGCATCAGTCAGAGATTCATGCAGGGGACCATCCTGGCACTGGTCATTGTCATGGCATTCAG TGTCATTTCCATGTCTGTCCTTTACGTCCTGACTCTTCACCATAGAGGAGACAGCTCAGAGAAGGATGG GTCCAGAGCCGCACTGGGATCTTCACGTGACGCTCAGTATGCTCCACTGTCCACCACCTCTGCACCAG CTTGCTGTTCAACCACAGCCATCAACAACCAATCAGCTACAGCTCTGACATCAAACAACCAATCCACTCCAG ATTTAGGCAGTGCGTTTCCCACACCAGGCACTTTTAATAAGAAGGGCAAGTCCAGACAAATGGACAAGGATTTCCACAGTAGAAACCGACTGAGTCACACTTCATCACCTTTGTACTTTGCCAAGTCCAAACGACCTGCACCTACAGACCTTGACGGAGTGGGAGCTACTAATCGTCTCCCTGGGGGTCAGCCGGTCCCACGTAGACAACGCAGCCTACACACAAAGG GAGGAAGGTCAGCTCCCTTTCTGACTAGTCTACGTATTCTGGAGACGAACCAAGAGATCACTGCAAAAAACTGCGCCACATCTAAGAGCTGCAG CTACACAGTATCACTCCATGGAAAAAGAAATTCCTCCATCTCACAAATCACTTTACACATGAC GTCCACACACAGCATGTATGTACGACAATGTGGGGCCACTAAGGGACATTTATGCCCCAACCACACAGAGGCCGAGCTGTATGGTGAACAGAGTACATTAACAAAG GGGACTCATCATCTATGGTCAGTACCTGTGTTATCTTTCCAGGACATCACCTATCATTTCCGTGTCTCCCTTAAT AGTGAAGTGAGTTGTGCCACTGAAGGAGAAACCTCATCATTCTCAGACTACCATTTTCTCATTCaaagcaggtgtgtgtga